The Allorhodopirellula heiligendammensis genome includes a window with the following:
- a CDS encoding vWA domain-containing protein → MIAVPRALAALSWIPALTGVWPWALLAAVPIGIILMYFLKLRREPIEVPSTYLWSRTIEDLHVNSLLQRLRNSILLLLQLLAVLLAAAALFRPGVRGQTSSLGRIVFLLDTSASMQAPAADADNGHSETRFEQARRRIGERVESMQDHESAMLITFSDRAEVMQGFTSDRGRLRDALARCQVTNRPTDILAALRAADGLANARRVSNTDGSDGSDGSDGSDGESGADAIPAELQLYSDGNFAATLDIDLGNLQPVYHAIGSEQTKNLAITSFSATRNLQDPTQVEAFATVVNTGGEAVATEASLFLEGRLVDATEISLAPGEQSGMSFTVEAADAIRLRFSINVDDDLSLDNTAYAALTPAGLVSVLVVTAGNRPLELGLTTDKAKRIASCEFVTPDYLTSDAYAKRATTGRDDLMIFDRCKPPKLPATHTFTIGELPSEDWKWTTPTGGLTLIDIDRGHPILRYLEMYSLLVFSGRGIEGPEGTSTLVESDLGTVMAVAPRGGYRDLVLGFAMVDEDADGVPQANTNWYAERSWPVFLLNVLRYLAGAADSSSAPTYQPGDTVPVRLEGVVNEVELVRTDDADRDTSLEVLAVGEGGSLEIVDTDLPGNYQLTSVESRLPLPSDTRTDPRTNVVDRFAVNLFDTQESSVSTKPDVEIGYQRVTATSAGIESRREYWRLLLMLALAVLLGEWWLYSRRVS, encoded by the coding sequence ATGATCGCGGTACCCCGTGCTCTCGCCGCTCTGAGTTGGATTCCTGCCCTGACGGGTGTGTGGCCATGGGCGCTGCTGGCGGCCGTCCCGATCGGCATCATCTTGATGTACTTTCTGAAACTGCGGCGGGAACCTATCGAGGTCCCGAGTACCTATTTGTGGTCTCGGACCATTGAAGATCTGCACGTCAATAGTTTATTGCAGCGACTTCGCAACAGCATCCTGTTGTTGCTTCAATTGTTGGCCGTGTTGTTGGCGGCAGCGGCGTTGTTTCGTCCAGGCGTCCGCGGTCAAACCAGTTCACTCGGCCGGATTGTGTTCTTGCTTGATACGTCGGCGAGCATGCAGGCGCCTGCGGCAGATGCCGACAATGGGCATTCCGAAACTCGATTTGAGCAAGCCCGCAGACGCATCGGTGAACGGGTCGAGTCGATGCAGGATCACGAATCGGCGATGTTGATCACGTTCAGCGACCGAGCCGAAGTCATGCAGGGGTTCACGTCTGATCGCGGCCGCCTTCGTGATGCCCTTGCTCGATGCCAGGTGACCAATCGACCGACTGATATTCTCGCCGCACTTCGCGCTGCCGATGGGCTCGCCAATGCGCGGCGGGTTTCCAACACGGATGGCTCGGATGGCTCGGATGGCTCGGATGGCTCGGATGGCGAGTCGGGGGCCGACGCGATCCCTGCGGAGTTGCAGCTTTACAGCGATGGCAATTTTGCTGCGACGCTCGACATTGATCTCGGTAACTTGCAGCCGGTGTATCACGCGATCGGGTCGGAGCAGACTAAAAATCTTGCTATCACCTCGTTTTCCGCTACACGAAACTTGCAAGACCCGACACAGGTCGAAGCCTTTGCCACGGTCGTCAACACCGGTGGTGAGGCCGTGGCGACTGAGGCGTCCTTGTTTCTCGAAGGTCGGCTCGTCGATGCTACTGAGATATCACTCGCACCCGGGGAACAGAGCGGCATGTCCTTCACCGTCGAAGCGGCAGACGCGATCCGGTTGCGTTTCAGTATCAATGTCGACGATGACCTCTCTCTGGACAACACTGCCTACGCCGCCCTCACTCCGGCGGGTCTCGTTTCGGTCCTGGTTGTTACCGCAGGAAATCGTCCTTTGGAGCTGGGGCTGACGACCGACAAAGCGAAACGAATTGCCAGTTGCGAATTCGTTACTCCTGATTATCTGACGAGCGATGCATATGCAAAACGTGCTACCACCGGTCGCGACGATTTGATGATCTTCGATCGCTGCAAACCGCCGAAGTTGCCAGCCACCCATACGTTCACAATCGGCGAACTGCCCAGTGAGGATTGGAAATGGACAACTCCGACGGGCGGTCTGACACTAATCGATATCGATCGCGGCCACCCCATATTGCGTTACTTGGAAATGTATTCGCTACTAGTATTTTCGGGGCGTGGGATCGAGGGCCCTGAAGGCACGTCGACGTTGGTCGAATCTGATCTTGGCACGGTCATGGCAGTCGCACCACGTGGGGGCTACCGCGACCTCGTCCTAGGCTTTGCGATGGTCGACGAAGATGCCGACGGTGTCCCGCAAGCGAACACGAACTGGTATGCCGAGCGATCCTGGCCCGTCTTTCTACTGAACGTGTTACGGTATCTTGCCGGGGCGGCCGACTCGTCATCGGCACCCACTTACCAGCCAGGCGATACCGTTCCTGTGCGTCTGGAAGGCGTCGTTAACGAGGTGGAGTTGGTGCGCACCGACGATGCCGATCGCGATACCTCGCTAGAGGTCCTGGCTGTTGGTGAAGGAGGCAGCCTCGAAATCGTCGATACGGATCTACCAGGGAACTACCAGCTTACCAGCGTCGAGAGCCGCCTTCCGCTGCCAAGCGACACTCGCACGGACCCTCGGACAAACGTCGTTGATCGCTTTGCGGTCAACCTGTTTGATACTCAAGAAAGCAGCGTTTCCACCAAACCGGACGTTGAAATCGGATACCAGAGGGTAACCGCGACCAGCGCGGGCATCGAGTCACGCCGCGAGTATTGGCGTCTGCTTCTGATGCTCGCGCTCGCCGTATTGCTCGGCGAATGGTGGCTGTACAGTCGGCGGGTGAGCTAG
- a CDS encoding tyrosine/phenylalanine carboxypeptidase domain-containing protein, whose product MSPDLKCRIAELDSRLIKLVKPIRVLQFLNWPDSIEETFLEGWRMGHPTLPVVDFRVPEWGNEIAALDDFVAKCDDDDPIMQFLQRTAWSYAEAGRMLMAAGTPEFAERSIHLYGRPDDAYATQSFTGVDAATFLLEKTDHLLRGASIEPTDANLTAEQFAGRLQQAIDAYFVDDAIDVVVDNELSSKAIAGTTRIRIRGSAVFSDLDFDQLYHHEALVHVATAINGRRQTNLRSLGLGAPRTTRTQEGIAVFAELATRASDIKRHDHTRPLLRFGVSSAPPLCSALGT is encoded by the coding sequence ATGTCACCTGATCTGAAATGCCGGATTGCCGAACTCGATTCCCGCTTGATCAAATTGGTCAAGCCAATTCGTGTCCTCCAATTCCTGAATTGGCCGGATTCGATTGAAGAGACCTTTCTCGAAGGTTGGCGGATGGGACATCCGACGTTGCCCGTTGTGGACTTCCGTGTACCAGAGTGGGGCAATGAAATTGCAGCGTTGGACGATTTCGTGGCGAAATGTGACGATGACGATCCCATCATGCAGTTTTTACAGCGGACGGCATGGAGCTATGCCGAGGCAGGACGCATGCTCATGGCAGCGGGAACGCCAGAATTTGCGGAGCGGTCGATTCATTTGTACGGGCGGCCCGACGACGCGTATGCCACGCAGTCATTCACAGGTGTTGACGCGGCGACGTTTCTGCTGGAGAAGACCGATCATCTTCTCCGAGGTGCCAGTATCGAGCCCACTGACGCGAATTTGACTGCCGAACAGTTTGCTGGACGACTGCAACAGGCCATCGATGCCTATTTCGTCGACGATGCGATCGATGTCGTCGTCGACAACGAGCTGTCGTCGAAGGCGATTGCCGGAACTACAAGAATTCGCATACGGGGTTCCGCAGTATTTTCAGACCTTGATTTCGACCAACTCTATCATCATGAGGCACTCGTTCACGTGGCGACGGCAATCAATGGTCGCCGACAAACCAACCTCCGGAGCTTGGGACTGGGAGCCCCTCGGACGACGCGGACTCAGGAGGGGATCGCGGTTTTCGCAGAACTAGCCACGCGGGCGTCTGACATTAAGCGACACGATCACACTAGGCCCCTACTTCGATTCGGGGTTTCTTCAGCGCCCCCGCTATGTTCCGCCCTGGGCACGTGA
- a CDS encoding DUF58 domain-containing protein has translation MEHSDIHAPASAAAAAVSAILLNMSDTSDLTTDSPAAGPPGVSAGRAEPLLSPALLHRLERLELVSRKIFRGRMKGERISRRKGQSVEFADFRNYVPGDDLRLIDWNLYARLDQLFLKLFQEEEDLHFYALVDTSASMNFGTPNKLRVAKQLAAALGYIGLCRGDRVCVQALGGAGRSAPVVRSRSGLWKMLQYLDGLVPAPAHDPSANTSLHDGVKDFVLRGVSTGVVVLITDLMDKAGYESALRMLIGRQMDVFVLQVLSQEELDPPVRGDRRLIDAEDGEAAEITVNQYVIDKYHETLQAFLHDARQYCAQRSIMHVLVPTDTPVETVMTRYLRSRGVVR, from the coding sequence ATGGAGCACAGCGACATTCACGCTCCAGCCAGCGCCGCTGCGGCGGCAGTTTCCGCTATCCTATTGAACATGTCTGATACCAGCGATCTCACGACCGATTCCCCCGCGGCGGGACCACCAGGCGTTTCTGCCGGCCGGGCTGAGCCGTTGTTGTCTCCAGCACTTTTGCACCGACTCGAACGGCTCGAGCTCGTGTCGCGAAAAATTTTCCGCGGAAGGATGAAGGGAGAGCGGATCAGTCGGCGAAAGGGGCAGAGCGTCGAGTTTGCCGATTTTCGCAACTACGTGCCTGGCGACGACCTGCGACTGATTGATTGGAATCTGTATGCGAGATTGGACCAGTTGTTCCTCAAGCTGTTCCAGGAAGAGGAGGACTTACATTTTTATGCACTCGTTGACACCAGCGCATCGATGAATTTCGGTACCCCGAATAAGCTACGCGTGGCTAAGCAGCTCGCCGCCGCGCTCGGGTACATTGGTCTGTGCCGCGGTGATCGCGTTTGCGTCCAGGCTTTGGGTGGGGCGGGCAGGTCCGCCCCCGTTGTCCGGTCTCGCAGTGGTTTGTGGAAAATGCTGCAGTATCTCGATGGTCTCGTGCCTGCACCGGCTCATGATCCGTCGGCCAATACATCACTCCATGATGGCGTCAAGGATTTTGTGCTCCGGGGGGTGTCGACAGGGGTGGTGGTGCTGATTACAGATTTGATGGACAAGGCGGGTTACGAATCTGCCCTGCGGATGCTCATCGGTCGACAGATGGATGTATTTGTGCTGCAGGTGTTATCGCAAGAGGAGCTCGATCCTCCGGTACGGGGTGATCGACGCTTGATCGACGCCGAAGACGGTGAAGCCGCTGAGATCACCGTCAATCAATACGTGATCGATAAATATCACGAAACACTTCAGGCATTCCTGCACGACGCTCGGCAGTATTGTGCGCAGCGGTCGATCATGCATGTCTTGGTACCGACCGACACGCCCGTTGAAACGGTGATGACACGATATCTCCGTTCCCGGGGAGTTGTCCGATGA
- a CDS encoding RtcB family protein, with translation MSAQSAPVRLIPTGEATAMLPTATTKPITVIGTQAIRETFDEVCLQQAINSMQAPGVTDVILNPDAHLGYGAPVGCVMISPTHIYPGPVGVDIKCSMSLLQLDLPAEAVDDRKTRRALISAICQRTPTGAGKGQRNVTKSRSVNRTLGKQLVVEGASQSVCEQLGIPSEWAEYCEDAFHVGHDESQSALEARLDVLLEQRHMSNFSDKMSQLGSYGGGNHFGECEVVSVDDSNLAREVADVFGLRDNHVAFLSHCGSRGFGHNLASGQFKTLQAKFDRWGIPLPGRDRELVYAPLGTSEANDYLDDMALGANFATVNHLMINALVLEAFQEVIPGTTGRLVYFISHNIAKKEIVDSQPAWVHRKGATRAYPAGHHALRGTPFANSGHPILLPGNPRDGSAVMVADAGASKSRFSVNHGAGRVLGRRQAKRTLNQSTIDSELDQHDILSNCRQYPMDEAPAAYKDFEEVLRSVKTANLASEVARLKARFVIKDSSKADD, from the coding sequence ATGTCTGCTCAATCCGCTCCCGTCCGCCTCATTCCCACCGGTGAAGCGACAGCGATGTTGCCGACCGCGACGACCAAACCGATCACGGTGATTGGAACGCAGGCAATCCGCGAGACATTTGATGAAGTCTGCTTGCAACAAGCGATCAATTCGATGCAGGCACCGGGGGTGACAGATGTCATTTTGAACCCCGACGCGCACTTGGGATACGGTGCTCCGGTAGGCTGTGTGATGATCTCACCGACTCACATCTATCCCGGACCTGTGGGTGTCGACATCAAATGCTCGATGAGTTTGTTGCAACTGGACTTGCCCGCCGAGGCAGTCGATGATCGCAAAACTCGGCGGGCGTTGATTTCTGCGATCTGCCAACGCACGCCTACCGGCGCCGGGAAGGGCCAACGTAACGTCACCAAGTCGCGATCAGTCAACCGTACGCTGGGCAAGCAGTTGGTTGTTGAGGGCGCTAGCCAAAGCGTGTGTGAACAGCTCGGCATTCCATCGGAATGGGCAGAGTATTGCGAGGATGCATTTCATGTCGGCCACGACGAATCGCAATCGGCGTTGGAGGCACGCTTGGACGTATTGCTCGAACAACGACACATGAGCAACTTTTCCGACAAGATGTCACAGCTCGGTTCGTATGGTGGTGGTAATCACTTTGGCGAATGCGAGGTCGTTTCCGTCGACGATAGCAATCTCGCTCGCGAAGTCGCCGACGTATTCGGGCTGCGCGATAACCATGTTGCGTTTCTATCTCACTGTGGATCTCGTGGCTTCGGACATAATTTGGCATCGGGCCAATTCAAGACCCTCCAGGCCAAGTTCGATCGCTGGGGGATTCCACTTCCCGGACGGGATCGCGAACTGGTCTATGCGCCCTTGGGAACGTCCGAAGCGAATGACTATCTCGACGATATGGCATTGGGTGCAAACTTCGCGACGGTGAATCATTTGATGATCAATGCGCTTGTTCTCGAAGCGTTTCAGGAAGTGATCCCCGGCACGACCGGTCGGCTCGTCTACTTCATCAGTCACAACATTGCCAAAAAGGAAATTGTTGACAGCCAACCGGCATGGGTCCACCGTAAGGGCGCAACCCGAGCTTACCCAGCTGGGCACCATGCACTGCGTGGGACACCCTTTGCTAATTCAGGACACCCCATTCTGTTGCCCGGTAATCCGCGAGACGGCTCGGCGGTGATGGTCGCGGATGCTGGTGCGTCGAAGTCTCGGTTTAGCGTCAATCATGGTGCTGGACGTGTGCTCGGAAGGAGACAAGCCAAACGCACGCTCAATCAATCGACCATCGACAGCGAGCTGGATCAACACGACATTCTGAGTAACTGCCGACAATATCCAATGGATGAAGCACCTGCAGCATACAAGGATTTCGAAGAGGTATTGCGATCCGTCAAGACAGCAAACTTGGCCAGCGAAGTAGCGCGTTTGAAAGCACGCTTTGTCATCAAAGACTCCAGCAAAGCAGACGACTGA
- a CDS encoding sugar phosphate isomerase/epimerase family protein, with protein sequence MLDFLDYCVAQNFDAAELTSYFFPPACDQAYLLSLRHAAFLRGVAISGTAIGNNFTVGRGQRLDDEVAAAKQWIDRAAVLGAPHVRFFAGTAKDLNEDTNRLDEAIAALSQCAAHAATQGVFIGVENHGNLTAANMLEIMRRVDSPWIGINLDTGNFHSETPYADLAACAPYAVNVQVKASMKTPAGKIYPADLPRIGDILKDSGYQGYVILEYEDESPYENIPKFHEQLRTALGV encoded by the coding sequence ATGTTGGATTTTCTTGATTACTGTGTCGCCCAAAACTTTGATGCCGCGGAACTGACCAGCTACTTCTTTCCCCCAGCCTGTGACCAAGCCTATTTGTTGTCGTTGCGACACGCGGCGTTCCTGCGGGGCGTAGCGATCTCAGGAACAGCAATTGGAAATAATTTCACCGTCGGACGAGGCCAACGACTCGATGACGAAGTCGCTGCGGCGAAGCAGTGGATCGACCGCGCCGCCGTCCTCGGAGCACCCCACGTGCGGTTCTTTGCTGGCACCGCTAAGGATCTCAACGAAGACACGAATCGGCTTGACGAGGCGATTGCGGCACTCAGCCAATGCGCTGCCCACGCAGCGACCCAAGGTGTCTTCATCGGCGTGGAGAACCATGGGAATCTCACAGCCGCAAACATGCTAGAAATCATGCGGCGAGTGGACAGCCCATGGATCGGCATCAATCTTGATACCGGTAACTTTCACAGCGAGACCCCCTATGCTGATCTCGCCGCTTGTGCCCCCTACGCAGTCAATGTGCAAGTCAAAGCCAGCATGAAAACGCCCGCTGGAAAAATCTATCCGGCCGACTTGCCACGGATTGGAGACATTCTCAAAGACTCTGGCTATCAAGGGTACGTCATCCTCGAATATGAGGATGAGTCCCCCTATGAAAACATACCTAAGTTCCACGAGCAATTGCGAACAGCTTTGGGCGTTTAG